The following proteins are co-located in the Microcystis wesenbergii NRERC-220 genome:
- the moaC gene encoding cyclic pyranopterin monophosphate synthase MoaC — protein sequence MTQEGKEKLSHLDSQGEAQMVDVSEKMPTKRTAIALGQVRMLKTTFEAIEQGNAPKGDVLGTARLAGIMAAKQTSSLIPLCHPLPLQKINVQIIPKAELPGYEIRAEVVTKSETGVEMEALTAVSVAALTLYDMAKALEKSILIENIRLLSKTGGKSDYHQDPLLP from the coding sequence ATGACGCAAGAGGGTAAAGAAAAATTATCTCATCTCGACAGCCAAGGCGAGGCCCAGATGGTGGATGTATCGGAGAAAATGCCCACTAAACGCACTGCTATCGCCCTAGGACAAGTGAGAATGCTAAAAACGACTTTTGAAGCCATAGAACAGGGAAATGCGCCTAAAGGTGACGTTTTAGGGACGGCCAGACTAGCGGGAATTATGGCGGCCAAACAAACTTCCTCCTTAATTCCCCTTTGCCATCCCTTACCCCTGCAAAAAATCAATGTTCAGATTATCCCGAAAGCAGAGTTACCCGGCTACGAAATTCGGGCAGAAGTGGTGACAAAATCGGAAACCGGTGTAGAAATGGAGGCTTTAACTGCGGTATCGGTGGCAGCCTTGACTTTATACGATATGGCTAAAGCGTTAGAAAAATCAATCCTGATTGAAAATATCCGTCTGCTGAGTAAAACAGGAGGGAAATCAGATTATCATCAGGATCCCCTGTTGCCATGA
- a CDS encoding extracellular catalytic domain type 1 short-chain-length polyhydroxyalkanoate depolymerase, translated as MIFLLCLLTLLFLTACYASQPQPQESLKEQLLSQTMRRRRRVNLNQDMVLRTLYNQGLERSYYLYTPGSYTRDRPIPLLLAFHGGVGQGDTMAAKTGFNDLADREDFLVVYPNGINLGAAGGQWNDGRNTPEVHPEIDDVAFVRAVIEDVEKLRNVDRKRIYVTGGSNGGFFAQRLACEMANQIAAIASVSSTMAKSLESRCRPQRPIPVLMINGTEDRLVPWVGGEMTVGARGEILSVPETVAFWRKNNGCSATPKEEQLPDTEHDGTKVVSYQYSGCHQNATVMLYRIEGGGHGWPGGRIMRRANQNDFSNRDRENLVGKNSQAINASEVVWKFLQQFTLP; from the coding sequence ATGATTTTTCTTTTATGTCTGCTTACTCTCTTATTTTTGACCGCTTGTTATGCCAGCCAGCCACAACCCCAAGAAAGTTTAAAGGAACAGTTACTATCGCAGACAATGAGAAGAAGAAGGAGAGTTAATCTCAATCAAGATATGGTCTTGAGAACTCTATACAATCAAGGGTTAGAAAGAAGTTACTATCTTTACACTCCCGGTTCTTATACTAGGGACAGACCCATACCACTGTTGTTAGCTTTTCACGGTGGTGTTGGTCAAGGTGATACCATGGCGGCGAAAACCGGGTTTAACGATTTAGCTGATAGAGAAGATTTTCTCGTTGTCTATCCCAACGGCATTAACTTAGGTGCTGCTGGGGGGCAATGGAATGACGGACGCAACACCCCTGAGGTTCACCCAGAAATTGACGATGTTGCTTTCGTTCGGGCCGTGATTGAAGACGTAGAAAAATTGAGGAATGTTGACAGAAAAAGAATCTATGTTACTGGGGGTTCCAATGGAGGGTTTTTTGCCCAAAGATTAGCCTGCGAAATGGCTAACCAAATTGCTGCGATCGCCTCTGTCAGTTCGACGATGGCAAAATCCCTCGAATCTAGATGTCGGCCCCAAAGACCTATTCCCGTACTTATGATCAATGGCACTGAGGATAGACTTGTCCCTTGGGTAGGAGGAGAAATGACAGTGGGTGCCAGAGGAGAAATCCTTTCAGTTCCGGAGACGGTGGCATTTTGGCGCAAAAATAATGGCTGCTCGGCAACGCCAAAAGAGGAACAACTTCCTGACACGGAGCATGATGGGACTAAAGTGGTATCTTACCAGTATTCAGGTTGTCATCAAAATGCCACCGTCATGCTCTATCGCATTGAGGGAGGAGGTCATGGTTGGCCTGGAGGGCGAATCATGAGACGAGCTAACCAAAACGATTTTAGCAATCGAGACCGTGAAAATCTAGTGGGCAAGAACAGTCAAGCAATCAATGCTAGTGAAGTAGTCTGGAAATTTTTGCAACAGTTCACTTTGCCTTAA
- a CDS encoding HlyD family secretion protein, producing MPMPLSNCLREDLLVTRKIDRQTSAKRYFIQDPISQETFEFGEEEYFLCQLMDGVTSVPEILASFQERFNISLTEEDYQKFAGQIDSFGLLEPHQNQLPSSQSEEGNGHKNSSPTKKKSKQHSLRFIWKHPNPDAVFTSLARWTHPCHRWLRWSTWLLLPLLPIALLTFWNNRTVLWYDVGRFVDGLPFVLSYLVDILILNLCGRIIQGTVFAAYGGRSSVFGMTLALGFKPHFQVDLREYQSVPRKAQLWIYGTPLIMRLFIFSFGMIFWYAQRSSGTAFHIWLLLLAHAALVTFVLMACPLWPLYGYYFLIAFFRLPDNFMSQSFRAWGMVIKGRNLPSFLSTREKLMLVGFGLGSILFCLLMIYLIVTNFAKGLYTLFPEIFGAESAIIIVSVLVFIGFRKQISRLFFRGRNSQGTSGLPSNLTEETKNSKKPSSRSRQGFQSWLKKNLKFFILAGLVALLFLPYRTMPGGPLQLLTPAEVAIQAEVDGKSKITRVMFPGGNEQLIRKGTVIAQMEDVDIEDTIETLQSQIAKALGDVKIKQSYLAKLLATPRKEDVEVARNQVKIAREEVDKAKKEVAVDKQNLEVIKKQIESALTQADFYFREASRLEEGYKEGAIALNLVEDAQRNAQTKKIEAEEKRQALLQQQQVIEQARSQLASKQRVLETSESQLKLLLAGPYPDEIEAARQDVEVARAELERLRKQEQQERDKLKLTTLVMPLDGYLVTPYLDTKVGSYLDQGETFATAQDATKILAEVQVPEYDVGQFSIGKNVQIKLNAYPTETIMGKVVSITPAAGNSTTTADLSSEPVVKVLVEIPYGKHLFKTGMTGYAKIEGPMKPFIVAFSSPIVRFFQIEIWSWLP from the coding sequence ATGCCTATGCCTCTCTCCAATTGCTTGCGTGAGGATTTGCTTGTCACCAGGAAAATAGATCGTCAAACCTCGGCCAAGCGTTATTTTATTCAAGATCCCATCTCTCAGGAAACTTTTGAATTCGGAGAAGAAGAATATTTTTTATGTCAACTTATGGATGGGGTGACATCTGTACCAGAAATCTTGGCTAGTTTTCAAGAACGCTTTAATATCAGTCTCACTGAAGAAGATTACCAGAAGTTTGCTGGACAGATTGATAGTTTTGGACTACTAGAACCGCATCAGAACCAATTGCCATCCTCTCAATCCGAGGAAGGAAACGGTCACAAAAACTCCTCGCCAACCAAGAAAAAATCCAAGCAGCATTCGTTGCGTTTTATTTGGAAACATCCTAACCCTGATGCCGTTTTTACTAGCCTAGCCCGTTGGACTCACCCTTGCCACCGTTGGCTTAGATGGTCAACTTGGCTATTGCTGCCTCTTTTACCTATTGCTCTATTGACTTTTTGGAATAATAGGACGGTTTTATGGTACGACGTGGGGCGTTTTGTTGATGGCTTACCCTTTGTCCTAAGTTATTTAGTTGACATTTTAATCTTGAATTTATGCGGCCGTATTATTCAAGGGACGGTGTTTGCTGCCTATGGCGGACGTTCCAGCGTGTTTGGCATGACCTTGGCTTTAGGATTCAAGCCTCACTTCCAGGTGGACCTGAGAGAGTATCAAAGCGTACCACGAAAGGCCCAACTCTGGATCTATGGGACTCCCTTGATCATGCGCCTTTTTATCTTTAGCTTTGGTATGATTTTTTGGTACGCACAGAGAAGTTCAGGAACAGCATTTCATATTTGGCTCCTCTTACTCGCCCATGCTGCTTTGGTAACTTTTGTGTTGATGGCCTGCCCTCTCTGGCCTCTCTATGGTTATTATTTCTTGATCGCTTTTTTCCGACTGCCGGATAACTTTATGTCTCAGTCTTTCAGAGCGTGGGGGATGGTGATCAAGGGGCGGAATCTGCCTAGTTTTTTATCGACGAGAGAAAAATTGATGCTTGTCGGTTTTGGCCTGGGGAGTATCTTATTTTGTTTATTGATGATCTATTTGATCGTTACCAATTTTGCCAAAGGTCTATACACACTTTTTCCAGAAATTTTTGGGGCTGAATCAGCGATAATTATCGTCTCCGTCCTGGTATTCATCGGTTTTCGCAAACAGATTTCTCGCTTGTTCTTCAGGGGACGGAATTCCCAAGGTACGAGTGGCCTTCCTTCTAACTTGACAGAAGAGACTAAGAACTCAAAAAAGCCCTCAAGTCGTTCTCGCCAAGGCTTTCAGTCTTGGCTGAAGAAAAATCTGAAATTTTTTATCCTAGCTGGTTTGGTGGCGCTGCTTTTTCTGCCTTATCGGACTATGCCAGGAGGTCCCCTGCAATTACTCACTCCCGCCGAGGTGGCTATTCAGGCTGAAGTTGATGGTAAAAGCAAAATTACTCGCGTCATGTTCCCAGGGGGTAACGAGCAATTAATCCGCAAAGGAACGGTCATTGCCCAGATGGAAGATGTCGATATTGAAGATACGATAGAGACGCTGCAATCTCAAATCGCAAAAGCGCTAGGCGATGTCAAAATTAAGCAATCTTATCTAGCTAAACTTTTAGCCACGCCAAGAAAGGAAGATGTGGAAGTAGCCCGCAATCAGGTAAAGATAGCTCGAGAAGAAGTAGATAAAGCTAAGAAAGAGGTAGCAGTGGACAAGCAAAATTTAGAGGTAATCAAGAAGCAAATAGAAAGCGCGCTCACCCAAGCTGATTTTTATTTCCGTGAGGCTTCTCGCCTGGAAGAAGGTTACAAAGAGGGAGCAATTGCCCTAAATCTTGTAGAAGATGCCCAAAGGAACGCTCAAACCAAGAAAATTGAAGCGGAAGAAAAGCGCCAGGCTTTGTTACAACAGCAACAAGTAATCGAACAAGCACGCAGCCAGCTAGCAAGCAAGCAAAGAGTTTTGGAGACAAGTGAATCTCAACTCAAGTTATTGTTAGCCGGTCCCTACCCCGACGAGATTGAAGCGGCTCGGCAGGATGTGGAAGTGGCTCGTGCCGAGCTAGAACGCTTAAGGAAACAAGAGCAGCAAGAGCGAGATAAACTCAAACTCACCACCTTAGTCATGCCCTTGGATGGTTATCTAGTAACTCCTTATCTGGACACCAAAGTGGGTAGCTATTTGGATCAAGGAGAGACCTTTGCGACAGCGCAAGATGCTACCAAGATCTTGGCAGAAGTGCAAGTTCCAGAGTACGATGTCGGACAATTTTCGATTGGTAAAAATGTTCAAATCAAACTCAATGCCTATCCCACGGAAACCATTATGGGGAAAGTTGTCTCCATTACCCCTGCGGCCGGCAACAGCACAACAACGGCCGATTTGTCTTCAGAACCAGTTGTGAAGGTTTTGGTGGAAATTCCCTATGGAAAACACCTTTTTAAGACTGGGATGACGGGCTATGCTAAGATTGAAGGGCCGATGAAACCCTTCATTGTCGCTTTTTCCAGTCCGATTGTGCGTTTCTTCCAGATCGAAATTTGGTCTTGGCTTCCTTAA